In Bombus affinis isolate iyBomAffi1 chromosome 8, iyBomAffi1.2, whole genome shotgun sequence, the following proteins share a genomic window:
- the LOC126919770 gene encoding uncharacterized protein LOC126919770: MSNLDGRKTKSLNDIPKVFKRRDRDESKILSKVSLENVASERFRILNVRGEDASHITVPKLEVIKQSDNDESSNTEDEANEENRLKKPEVRKLDAEDKIKNTFKLDFSNVSLEKQKRILSIIDSFLSLILITPMTISFWRGTWTLMDIHADMFPELFTFFLGILVHTCFAIMRNFLHDRVLDISKRKTCLNKTFCKIVQILYTYVFGISCNMHWRGAWIIFDHFFFHNIWVTVTATLAPMIILAIFRSIRNVIAIPSVINVDILTFVFRFPTRYKMVS, translated from the exons ATGTCGAATTTGGAtggaagaaaaacaaaaagctTGAACGACATCCCTAAAGTGTTCAAACGGCGCGATCGCGATGAGTCgaaaattttatcgaaagtTTCTTTGGAAAACGTAGCCAGCGAACGATTTAGGATTTTAAATGTGAGAGGAGAGGACGCTTCTCATATTACAGTTCCAAAGCTCGAAGTCATAAAGCAAAGTGACAACGATGAATCGAGTAACACCGAGGATGAAGCGAACGAAGAGAATAGATTGAAAAAACCAGAAGTGCGGAAATTGGATGCCgaggataaaataaaaaatacttttaaG CTCGATTTTTCAAATGTAAGTTTGGAGAAACAGAAACGGATTCTATCGATAATTGACAGTTTTCTGTCGCTCATTCTAATTACTCCGATGACCATCAGTTTTTGGAGAGGGACATGGACCTTGATGGATATCCATGCAGATAT GTTCCCGGAATTGTTCACCTTCTTCTTGGGTATTCTAGTACACACGTGTTTTGCGATTATGAGGAATTTCCTGCACGATCGTGTGCTCGATATATCAAAAAGGAAAACTTGCCTGAATAAAACCTTTTGCAAGATCGTCCAAATTTTATACACATACGTCTTCGGTATTTCCTGCAATATGCACTGGAGAGGTGCTTGGATCATTTTCGACCACTTCTTCTTTCACAATATTTG GGTAACTGTAACCGCTACTTTGGCGCCAATGATAATTTTGGCGATCTTTCGATCAATTCGTAATGTTATAGCCATCCCTTCGGTGATCAACGTCGACATACTCACCTTCGTCTTTCGTTTTCCAACGAGGTATAAGATGGtaagttaa
- the LOC126919788 gene encoding acylphosphatase-2 produces MAADDPLCNEPLLSVEFEVFGKVQGVYFPKYVRDICQQLGICGWVKNTKSGTILGKMQGPRALIDQMSQWLTNVGSPGSQIDRCEFTNWEGISRLQYKGFAIRF; encoded by the exons ATGGCAGCGGACGACCCTCTCTGCAATGAACCTCTACTTTCCGTTGAATTCGAGGTCTTTGGCAAGGTGCAGG GTGTCTATTTCCCAAAGTACGTGAGGGACATATGTCAGCAACTGGGGATTTGCGGCTGGGTGAAGAACACCAAGTCCGGCACGATACTTGGAAAAATGCAGGGACCACGTGCGCTCATCGATCAGAT GTCACAATGGCTAACGAATGTTGGAAGTCCAGGTAGTCAGATTGATCGCTGTGAATTTACAAATTGGGAAGGCATTAGTAGGCTACAATACAAGGGATTTGCAatacgtttttaa
- the LOC126919760 gene encoding uncharacterized protein LOC126919760, which produces MMSGATRLDQDWMRMVELRGGTGMTSGLSGRSSSRFHYTILTILDTVFSATVAAPAVVGYWRGTWGLSDVYVYPEDSVLSSLTSFVIGFIGLFAFNVSQNVLNELLHPDKHRLSYYVGSRLYTAVFGFCCVNAWRGAWQALDLYTEHTASTVFATTVVSLLALAIMRAIRNISAPPFSLCLDSCPGYFEVQTMFRVNNTRDWSLYLLDCAFSVGVVGTLVVFVWRGVWILFDLYLFPKDREYSAIGSLAIGYMIVTVTFSLQPLMRYACARLQGWARLIAADGFLLLSFLGTVNVWRGIWNVLDLWLVPDNRELSCWITHVGCFVFLVLLNCSNSILVRGVYIDAEEDDGKCVVFPCHYLRLFFKVEREKKEARRRNLLVASKDFRPRPDGNTKDTENGALLSNSTATTILPTNPESLV; this is translated from the exons ATGATGAGCGGTGCGACTAGGCTCGATCAGGATTGGATGAGAATGGTCGAGTTACGCGGTGGCACCGGTATGACGAGCGGGCTAAGCGGTCGGTCATCGAGTCGTTTTCATTACACGATACTCACTATTTTGGACACTGTGTTCTCGGCTACTGTGGCCGCCCCGGCGGTGGTTGGTTACTGGAGAGGTACCTGGGGCTTGAGCGACGTCTACGTCTATCCGGAGGATTCGGTTCTCAGCAGTTTGACCTCGTTTGTGATCGGTTTCATAGGGTTGTTCGCGTTCAACGTTTCTCAGAATGTCCTGAACGAGCTTTTACACCCGGACAAACACAGATTGTCGTATTACGTCGGATCCAGACTTTACACGGCCGTATTCGGCTTTTGCTGCGTAAATGCATGGCGTGGCGCCTGGCAGGCCCTCGACCTGTACACGGAACACACAGCGAGCACCGTTTTCGCCACCACCGTCGTTAGCCTTCTAGCATTGGCGATCATGCGTGCCATCAGGAACATTTCCGCGCCACCGTTCTCCCTTTGCTTGGACTCGTGTCCCGGATACTTCGAAGTGCAAACCATGTTTCGCGTGAAT AACACGAGAGACTGGTCGTTGTACTTATTGGACTGTGCCTTCAGCGTTGGAGTGGTTGGTACGTTGGTTGTGTTCGTTTGGAGAGGTGTCTGGATACTTTTCGACCTCTATCTTTTTCCCAAAGATCGAGAATATTCTGCGATCGGGTCTCTC GCCATCGGATACATGATAGTGACGGTGACGTTTTCCTTGCAACCATTGATGCGGTACGCGTGTGCTCGTCTTCAAGGCTGGGCCCGTTTAATAGCGGCCGATGGTTTCCTGCTGCTCAGCTTCCTGGGCACGGTGAATGTTTGGCGTGGCATCTGGAACGTATTGGATCTGTGGCTGGTCCCGGATAACCGAGAATTGTCCTGTTGGATCACCCACGTTGGGTGCTTCGTATTCCTCGTACTTCTCAACTGCAGCAATTCCATCCTCGTTCGCGGCGTTTACATCGACGCCGAGGAGGACGACGGCAAATGCGTCGTATTTCCTTGCCACTATCTTCGATTATTCTTCAAG GTCGAACGCGAGAAGAAGGAAGCGAGACGACGAAACCTGCTGGTTGCCTCGAAGGACTTTCGGCCTCGACCAGATGGAAATACCAAAGACACGGAAAATGGAGCGCTTCTATCGAACAGCACCGCCACGACTATCCTACCAACGAATCCTGAATCTCTCGTCTAA